The Streptococcus sp. VT 162 genome has a window encoding:
- a CDS encoding recombinase RecF produces the protein MWLQHLTIKTFRNYKEAKIDFNPKLNVFLGQNAQGKTNILEAIYFLALTRSHRTRTDKNLIHFDNEQLHLSGLLQKKTSSIPLEIDLTPKGRVTKVNHLKQARLSDYIGHMNVVLFAPEDLQLIKGAPSVRRKFIDIELGQIKPIYLSDLSNYNHILKQRNTYLKSSQKIDETFLSVLDDQLIDYGCRVIKHRIKFIKDLEKFGQKKHLEISNKLEELSISYQSSVNFTNEEQLTSSFKIALDKSRSRDLFKKNTGVGPHRDDISFYINGMDASFGSQGQHRSLVLSIKLAEIELMESITNESPILLLDDVMSELDNTRQLKLLETISQSIQTFITTTSLDHLQNLPENLSIFNIQNGKISVNQH, from the coding sequence ATGTGGCTCCAACATTTAACAATTAAAACCTTTCGAAACTACAAAGAGGCAAAAATTGATTTCAATCCAAAATTAAATGTCTTTCTAGGTCAAAATGCACAAGGAAAAACCAATATTCTAGAGGCAATCTATTTCTTAGCCTTGACACGTAGTCATCGGACTCGTACAGATAAAAATCTCATTCATTTTGATAACGAGCAACTCCATCTTTCTGGCTTGCTACAGAAAAAAACAAGCTCTATCCCTCTAGAAATTGATTTAACACCAAAAGGGCGTGTGACTAAGGTCAATCACTTAAAACAAGCGCGCCTATCAGACTACATTGGACATATGAATGTTGTCCTCTTCGCGCCTGAAGATCTCCAGCTAATTAAGGGAGCACCTTCTGTCCGTCGAAAGTTTATAGACATCGAACTGGGACAAATTAAACCAATCTACTTGTCAGACTTGTCAAACTATAACCATATACTCAAGCAGAGAAATACTTACCTAAAATCCAGCCAAAAGATTGATGAAACATTTCTGTCAGTCTTAGATGATCAGTTAATAGATTATGGTTGTCGTGTTATAAAGCATCGGATAAAATTCATTAAAGACTTAGAGAAATTTGGCCAAAAAAAACACTTAGAAATTTCAAATAAATTAGAAGAACTGTCAATATCTTATCAATCATCTGTCAACTTCACTAATGAAGAACAGCTAACAAGTTCCTTTAAAATTGCTTTAGATAAAAGCAGATCCAGAGATTTATTTAAAAAGAATACTGGAGTTGGCCCTCATCGAGATGATATTTCTTTTTATATCAATGGTATGGATGCTAGTTTTGGAAGCCAAGGTCAACATCGTAGCCTTGTTCTTTCTATAAAACTGGCGGAAATTGAGCTAATGGAAAGTATTACCAATGAGTCTCCGATACTACTGCTTGATGATGTTATGAGCGAACTTGACAATACACGGCAACTAAAATTACTAGAAACCATTTCTCAATCTATCCAAACCTTTATTACAACAACAAGTTTAGACCACTTACAAAACTTGCCAGAAAACCTTAGTATTTTCAACATTCAAAATGGTAAAATTTCTGTAAATCAACATTGA
- a CDS encoding tryptophan--tRNA ligase (catalyzes a two-step reaction, first charging a tryptophan molecule by linking its carboxyl group to the alpha-phosphate of ATP, followed by transfer of the aminoacyl-adenylate to its tRNA): MTKPIILTGDRPTGKLHIGHYVGSLKNRVLLQEEDKYEMFVFLADQQALTDHAKDPQTIVESIGNVALDYLAVGLDPSKSTIFIQSQIPELAELSMYYMNLVSLARLERNPTVKTEIAQKGFGESIPTGFLVYPIAQAADITAFKANYVPVGTDQKPMIEQTREIVRSFNHAYNCEVLVEPEGIYPENERAGRLPGLDGNAKMSKSLNNGIYLADDADTLRKKVMSMYTDSDHIRVEDPGKIEGNMVFHYLDVFGRPEDAQEIADMKEHYQRGGLGDVKTKRYLLEILERELGPIRERRIEFAKDMGEVYNMLQKGSEKAREVAGQTLSEVKGAMGLNYFK, encoded by the coding sequence ATGACGAAACCCATTATTTTAACAGGAGATCGCCCAACAGGAAAACTGCATATTGGACATTATGTTGGGAGTCTTAAAAATAGAGTATTACTGCAGGAAGAAGACAAGTATGAGATGTTTGTTTTTTTGGCGGACCAACAAGCATTGACAGATCACGCCAAAGATCCTCAAACGATTGTAGAATCGATTGGGAATGTTGCCTTAGATTACCTAGCAGTTGGATTAGATCCAAGTAAATCAACCATCTTTATTCAAAGTCAGATTCCAGAGTTAGCTGAACTGTCTATGTACTATATGAATTTGGTGTCACTAGCACGTTTAGAGCGCAATCCTACAGTGAAAACAGAGATCGCTCAGAAAGGGTTTGGAGAAAGTATTCCGACAGGATTTCTGGTTTATCCGATTGCGCAAGCAGCAGATATTACTGCCTTCAAGGCTAATTATGTTCCTGTTGGGACAGATCAGAAACCAATGATTGAGCAAACTCGTGAGATTGTTCGTTCCTTTAATCATGCTTATAATTGTGAGGTCTTGGTGGAGCCGGAAGGTATTTATCCAGAAAATGAGAGAGCAGGGCGTTTGCCAGGTCTAGATGGAAATGCTAAAATGTCTAAATCCCTTAATAATGGTATTTATCTAGCAGATGATGCGGATACGTTGCGTAAAAAAGTCATGAGCATGTATACTGATTCGGATCATATTCGAGTGGAGGATCCAGGTAAGATTGAAGGAAACATGGTTTTCCATTATCTAGATGTGTTTGGTCGTCCAGAAGATGCTCAAGAAATTGCGGATATGAAAGAACATTATCAACGTGGTGGTCTTGGTGATGTGAAGACGAAACGTTATCTACTTGAAATATTAGAACGCGAACTTGGTCCTATTCGTGAGCGCCGTATCGAATTTGCTAAGGATATGGGAGAAGTGTACAATATGCTTCAAAAAGGTAGTGAGAAAGCGCGTGAGGTTGCGGGGCAAACTCTATCTGAAGTTAAGGGAGCAATGGGACTAAATTATTTTAAATAA
- a CDS encoding copper ABC transporter permease, which yields MKSFFKTYWTYFVSFIIPVVIMTGVYLTQGIYWNSDTSPLLGDGFHQYVIFDVALRNILHGNGSLFYTFTSGLGLNFYALSSYYLGSFLSPLVYFFNLSNMPDAVYLTTLLKFGLIGLSTFFSLTRLFKDIPKFLKLALSTSYALMSFTISQLEIKTWLDVFILIPLIITGLYLLITQKKRLLYFTSLSILFIQNYYFGYMTALFLIFWYLCQISWDFKTRKSSFLDFVVTSFLAGMASLIMTLPTLFDLQTHGEKLTAITKLKTDSSWYLDIFAKQFIGSFDTTKYGSIPMIFVGLLPFILTILFFTIKSIRFHVKLAYAIFFTFLITSFYIEALDLFWQGMHTPNMFLHRYAWIFSTLLIYTAAEVLNRLKELKLWNLFISLSLVLTGFLATVYFKSHYSFLTDLNILLTLEFLLVYALLLLAVIRKFISINLFAILLSLFITVEISLNASSQMEGIAKEWAFASRNAYNRDITAMESILNQIDNPFTRTEKLQIQTGNDSMKFNYNGISQFSSVRNRSASTSLDKLGFKSSGTNLNLRYANNSLLADSLFGIQYNISETSLDKYGFQEIYQKDHLTLYKNQLSLPIAFTTQSIYTDVNFNNHTLDNQALFINQLANLNLDYFSQIAYDKTDTSDGLTSITGSVNEDAKIDYQIEVPQNSQVYLSFSNLHFTNDKQKKVDIIVNGEKKTFTTDNAFNFFNLGYTEEQKTFNISISFPGNSQVSFESPTFYRLDTQALTEAIQKIKEQPVEVSTSKNKVFATYEVKQDTSIFFTIPYDKGWSAYQDGKKLEIKQAQTGFMKVDVPKGKGTITLSFIPNGFVIGAACSLTALLLFGIYNHRRNLSKTEKD from the coding sequence ATGAAATCATTTTTTAAAACATATTGGACCTATTTTGTTTCTTTTATCATTCCTGTAGTAATTATGACCGGAGTATACCTAACTCAAGGTATCTACTGGAATAGCGATACATCTCCACTATTAGGAGACGGTTTCCATCAATACGTTATTTTTGATGTGGCTTTACGAAATATTTTACATGGAAATGGTAGTTTGTTTTACACCTTTACAAGTGGCCTCGGACTGAATTTCTATGCTCTATCTAGTTATTACTTGGGTAGTTTTCTCTCACCTCTGGTTTACTTTTTTAATCTGTCGAATATGCCAGATGCTGTTTATCTGACCACTCTCTTAAAATTTGGATTGATTGGTCTGTCAACCTTCTTTAGTTTGACTAGATTATTTAAAGATATCCCAAAATTTTTAAAACTTGCCTTATCTACTTCCTATGCTCTAATGAGCTTTACCATTAGTCAGTTAGAGATAAAAACCTGGCTAGATGTTTTTATCTTGATTCCTTTAATTATAACTGGTTTATACCTACTTATAACACAAAAGAAGCGCCTACTATACTTTACAAGTTTGTCAATCTTATTTATTCAAAATTATTATTTTGGGTATATGACAGCATTGTTTCTTATTTTCTGGTATCTCTGCCAAATTTCTTGGGACTTTAAAACTCGAAAATCATCTTTTCTTGATTTTGTTGTTACCTCCTTTTTAGCTGGAATGGCTAGTTTGATTATGACTCTTCCTACACTGTTTGATTTACAAACTCATGGAGAGAAGTTGACTGCCATCACAAAATTAAAGACAGATAGTAGCTGGTATTTGGATATTTTTGCAAAACAATTCATTGGATCTTTTGATACAACTAAATATGGATCTATACCAATGATTTTTGTTGGATTGCTTCCTTTTATTTTGACTATTCTATTTTTCACAATAAAATCCATAAGGTTTCACGTGAAACTTGCCTATGCAATTTTCTTTACTTTTTTAATAACAAGCTTTTACATAGAAGCACTTGATTTATTTTGGCAAGGGATGCATACCCCAAATATGTTTTTGCATCGCTATGCTTGGATTTTTTCCACTCTGTTAATTTATACTGCAGCAGAAGTCTTAAATCGTCTGAAAGAACTGAAGCTATGGAATCTATTTATCTCACTTTCTCTTGTACTAACAGGATTTTTGGCTACTGTCTATTTTAAATCACACTATTCTTTTTTAACTGATTTGAATATCCTGCTCACTCTTGAATTTCTACTAGTTTATGCTCTTTTACTTCTTGCAGTCATTAGAAAATTTATCTCTATAAATCTATTTGCAATTCTTTTGTCTTTATTTATAACAGTTGAGATAAGCTTAAATGCTTCATCTCAAATGGAAGGAATAGCTAAAGAATGGGCCTTTGCTTCTCGTAATGCCTATAATAGAGATATCACCGCTATGGAATCCATTCTAAACCAAATTGACAATCCATTTACACGTACTGAAAAACTACAAATTCAGACGGGAAATGACAGTATGAAATTTAACTACAATGGAATCTCTCAATTTTCGTCTGTACGAAATCGTTCAGCTAGCACTAGTTTGGATAAACTGGGATTCAAATCCTCTGGAACCAACCTCAATCTCCGTTATGCAAATAATAGTCTTTTAGCAGATAGTTTATTTGGAATCCAGTACAATATTTCTGAAACTTCACTTGATAAGTATGGCTTTCAAGAGATTTATCAAAAGGATCATTTAACCTTATATAAAAATCAACTCTCTTTACCCATTGCCTTTACCACTCAATCTATTTACACCGATGTAAACTTTAATAATCACACTCTAGATAATCAGGCTTTATTTATAAACCAGCTTGCTAATCTCAACTTAGATTACTTCTCCCAAATAGCATATGATAAAACAGATACTTCAGATGGTTTAACGAGCATCACAGGTTCTGTGAATGAAGATGCAAAGATTGATTATCAAATTGAGGTTCCTCAAAATAGTCAAGTCTATCTCTCTTTTTCAAATCTTCATTTTACGAATGATAAACAAAAGAAAGTTGACATCATTGTCAACGGTGAAAAAAAGACTTTTACAACTGACAATGCATTTAATTTCTTTAATTTAGGTTATACTGAAGAACAAAAAACTTTCAATATCAGTATTAGTTTTCCTGGAAATTCTCAAGTATCATTTGAATCACCGACCTTCTATCGTTTAGATACTCAGGCTCTTACTGAAGCAATCCAAAAAATTAAAGAACAACCTGTAGAAGTATCCACCTCTAAAAATAAAGTCTTTGCTACATATGAAGTAAAACAAGATACCTCTATTTTCTTCACTATTCCTTATGACAAAGGTTGGTCTGCATACCAAGATGGGAAAAAACTTGAAATCAAGCAGGCTCAGACTGGTTTTATGAAAGTTGATGTTCCAAAAGGAAAAGGCACCATTACACTTTCCTTTATCCCCAATGGTTTTGTTATTGGAGCAGCCTGCTCACTAACTGCCCTTCTTCTTTTTGGGATCTATAATCACAGACGAAATTTATCTAAGACAGAAAAAGATTGA
- a CDS encoding inosine-5-monophosphate dehydrogenase (catalyzes the synthesis of xanthosine monophosphate by the NAD+ dependent oxidation of inosine monophosphate), translated as MSNWDTKFLKKGFTFDDVLLIPAESHVLPNDADLTTKLADNLTLNIPIITAAMDTVTESQMAIAIARAGGLGVIHKNMSIAQQADEVRKVKRSENGVIIDPFFLTPEHTIAEADELMGRYRISGVPVVETLENRKLVGILTNRDLRFISDYNQPISNHMTSENLVTAPVGTDLATAESILQEHRIEKLPLVDEEGRLSGLITIKDIEKVIEFPNAAKDEFGRLLVAGAVGVTSDTFERAEALFEAGADAIVIDTAHGHSAGVLRKIAEIRAHFPDRTLIAGNIATAEGARALYEAGVDVVKVGIGPGSICTTRVIAGVGVPQVTAIYDAAAVAREYGKTIIADGGIKYSGDIVKALAAGGNAVMLGSMFAGTDEAPGETEIFQGRKFKTYRGMGSIAAMKKGSSDRYFQGSVNEANKLVPEGIEGRVAYKGAAADIVFQMIGGIRSGMGYCGAANLKELHDNAQFIEMSGAGLKESHPHDVQITNEAPNYSM; from the coding sequence ATGTCTAATTGGGATACTAAATTTTTAAAAAAAGGTTTTACCTTTGATGATGTATTGCTCATTCCAGCAGAAAGTCATGTGTTGCCTAATGATGCAGATTTAACAACAAAATTGGCAGATAATCTGACTTTAAATATCCCAATTATAACAGCCGCCATGGATACAGTCACAGAAAGTCAAATGGCTATTGCCATTGCTCGTGCAGGTGGTCTTGGAGTAATCCATAAAAACATGTCTATTGCGCAACAGGCAGATGAAGTTCGCAAGGTAAAACGTTCTGAAAATGGTGTTATTATTGATCCATTCTTTTTGACTCCAGAACACACGATTGCTGAAGCAGATGAACTGATGGGACGTTACCGTATCAGTGGTGTTCCAGTTGTGGAGACACTTGAAAATCGTAAATTGGTTGGTATTCTAACAAACCGAGATCTTCGCTTTATTTCAGATTACAATCAGCCAATCTCAAACCATATGACCAGTGAAAATCTTGTTACTGCTCCTGTTGGTACAGACCTTGCAACAGCTGAAAGCATTCTTCAAGAACACCGTATTGAAAAACTTCCTTTGGTTGATGAAGAAGGTCGTCTTTCTGGCTTGATTACTATTAAAGATATTGAAAAAGTGATTGAGTTTCCAAATGCTGCTAAAGATGAGTTTGGTCGTCTTCTAGTTGCCGGTGCGGTAGGTGTTACTTCAGATACATTTGAACGTGCCGAAGCCCTTTTTGAAGCAGGAGCGGATGCAATTGTTATTGATACTGCACATGGTCATTCTGCAGGTGTCTTGCGTAAAATTGCTGAGATTCGTGCTCACTTCCCAGATCGTACTTTGATTGCTGGAAATATTGCTACTGCTGAGGGAGCGCGTGCTCTTTACGAAGCAGGTGTAGATGTTGTCAAAGTTGGTATTGGACCAGGTTCTATCTGTACCACTCGTGTGATTGCAGGGGTTGGTGTCCCACAAGTGACAGCAATCTATGATGCAGCAGCAGTTGCGCGTGAATATGGTAAAACAATCATTGCTGATGGTGGAATCAAGTACTCTGGAGATATTGTAAAAGCCCTTGCTGCAGGTGGTAATGCAGTTATGCTTGGATCAATGTTTGCTGGAACAGACGAAGCGCCAGGTGAAACGGAAATCTTCCAAGGACGTAAGTTTAAGACTTACCGTGGTATGGGATCAATCGCTGCAATGAAGAAAGGTTCAAGTGACCGTTACTTCCAAGGTTCTGTTAATGAAGCAAACAAACTTGTTCCAGAAGGAATTGAAGGTCGTGTTGCCTATAAAGGAGCAGCAGCTGATATTGTCTTCCAAATGATTGGTGGTATTCGCTCTGGTATGGGTTACTGTGGTGCAGCTAACCTTAAAGAATTACATGACAACGCTCAATTTATTGAAATGTCTGGAGCTGGTCTAAAAGAAAGCCATCCTCATGATGTACAAATCACTAATGAGGCACCAAACTACTCTATGTAA
- a CDS encoding ABC transporter ATP-binding protein yields the protein MLTVSDVSLRFSDRKLFDDVNIKFTEGNTYGLIGANGAGKSTFLKILAGDIEPTTGHISLGPDERLSVLRQNHFDYEDERVIDVVIMGNEKLYNIMKEKDAIYMKEDFSDEDGVRAAELEGEFAELGGWEAESEASQLLQNLNIPEELHYQNMSELANGEKVKVLLAKALFGKPDVLLLDEPTNGLDIQSITWLEDFLIDFDNTVIVVSHDRHFLNKVCTHMADLDFGKIKLYVGNYDFWKESSELAAKLLADRNAKAEEKIKQLQEFVARFSANASKSRQATSRKKMLDKIELEEIVPSSRKYPFINFKAEREIGNDLLTVENLTVKIDGETILDNISFILRPGDKTALIGQNDIQTTALIRAIMGDIDYEGTVKWGVTTSRSYLPKDNSADFAGGESILDWLRQFASKEEDDNTFLRGFLGRMLFSGDEVNKPVNVLSGGEKVRVMLSKLMLLKSNVLVLDDPTNHLDLESISSLNDGLKNFKESIIFASHDHEFIQTLANHIIVLSKNGVIDRIDETYDEFLENAEVQAKVKELWKD from the coding sequence TTGCTTACAGTATCTGATGTTTCACTACGTTTTAGTGATCGCAAACTTTTTGATGATGTCAATATCAAATTTACAGAAGGAAATACATACGGATTGATTGGTGCTAATGGTGCTGGAAAGTCTACATTCTTAAAAATCTTAGCTGGTGATATCGAGCCAACAACTGGTCACATCTCTCTTGGTCCAGATGAACGTCTCTCTGTTCTCCGTCAAAATCATTTTGACTATGAAGATGAACGAGTTATTGATGTTGTCATTATGGGAAATGAAAAACTTTACAACATCATGAAAGAAAAAGATGCCATTTACATGAAGGAAGATTTTTCCGATGAAGATGGTGTTCGTGCAGCCGAACTCGAAGGTGAATTTGCTGAACTTGGAGGTTGGGAAGCAGAAAGTGAAGCGTCTCAACTACTTCAAAACCTAAACATTCCAGAAGAATTGCACTATCAAAACATGAGTGAATTGGCCAATGGTGAAAAAGTGAAGGTTCTCCTTGCTAAAGCCTTATTTGGTAAACCTGATGTTCTTCTTTTGGACGAGCCAACCAATGGTTTAGATATCCAATCGATTACTTGGCTAGAAGACTTCTTGATTGATTTTGATAACACCGTTATCGTAGTATCCCACGACCGTCACTTCTTAAACAAAGTGTGTACTCATATGGCCGACCTTGACTTTGGGAAAATCAAACTCTATGTCGGAAACTATGACTTCTGGAAAGAATCTTCTGAGCTCGCTGCTAAATTACTAGCAGACCGTAATGCCAAGGCAGAAGAAAAAATTAAGCAATTACAAGAATTCGTTGCTCGATTCTCTGCCAATGCTTCTAAGTCAAGACAGGCAACGTCTCGTAAAAAAATGCTTGACAAGATTGAATTAGAAGAGATTGTGCCATCTAGTCGTAAATATCCATTTATCAACTTTAAAGCAGAACGTGAGATTGGCAATGATCTCTTGACAGTAGAAAATCTAACTGTAAAGATTGATGGTGAAACCATCCTAGACAATATTAGTTTCATCTTGCGTCCAGGTGATAAGACAGCTCTTATTGGACAAAATGACATCCAAACAACTGCATTAATTCGTGCAATTATGGGTGACATTGACTATGAAGGAACTGTCAAGTGGGGAGTTACTACTAGCCGTTCTTACTTGCCAAAAGACAACTCGGCTGATTTTGCAGGAGGAGAGTCAATCCTTGACTGGTTGCGTCAATTTGCAAGTAAAGAAGAAGATGACAATACCTTCCTACGTGGTTTCCTTGGTCGTATGCTCTTCTCTGGTGATGAGGTTAACAAACCTGTAAACGTCTTGTCAGGGGGAGAAAAAGTACGTGTCATGCTTTCAAAACTCATGCTCTTGAAATCAAATGTCCTTGTACTTGATGATCCAACAAATCACTTGGACTTGGAATCTATCTCAAGCTTGAACGATGGATTGAAAAACTTTAAAGAATCAATCATCTTTGCCAGTCATGACCACGAGTTTATCCAAACTTTGGCAAACCATATCATTGTTTTGTCTAAGAATGGCGTCATTGATCGTATTGATGAAACCTATGATGAATTCCTAGAAAATGCAGAAGTACAAGCAAAAGTTAAAGAACTTTGGAAAGACTAA